A window of Clostridium botulinum BKT015925 contains these coding sequences:
- a CDS encoding chemotaxis protein CheC produces the protein MSYLDMTPIQLDALKEVGNIGAGNAATALSQLLARKVDMTVPAVNILPFDEVFSSNGTEKVVIGIVVRVLGDTPGNILFIIEKETAFKIIKSLTGEESNQLTEMGQSVLCEIGNIIASSYMNAIAKFTNLLITPSVPAVCCDMLGAILSTTFIESGQFDEQVLDLETKFLQDEQEDTNGHFYYIPMPGSLEKILNTLGVK, from the coding sequence GTGAGTTATCTTGATATGACACCTATACAATTAGATGCATTAAAAGAAGTTGGAAATATTGGGGCTGGCAATGCTGCAACAGCATTATCCCAACTTTTAGCAAGAAAAGTTGATATGACAGTACCAGCTGTAAACATATTGCCATTTGATGAAGTATTTTCGTCAAATGGAACAGAAAAGGTTGTTATAGGTATTGTTGTAAGAGTACTTGGAGATACTCCGGGAAATATACTTTTTATTATTGAAAAAGAAACTGCATTTAAAATAATAAAATCTCTTACTGGAGAAGAATCAAATCAATTAACAGAAATGGGACAATCCGTTCTTTGTGAAATTGGTAATATAATAGCTTCTTCGTATATGAATGCCATAGCAAAGTTCACTAATTTATTAATAACTCCTTCAGTACCTGCAGTATGCTGTGATATGTTAGGGGCTATTTTGTCCACAACTTTTATTGAATCAGGTCAATTTGATGAGCAGGTGCTTGATTTAGAAACTAAATTTTTACAAGATGAGCAAGAAGACACAAATGGTCATTTTTATTACATTCCAATGCCAGGTTCATTGGAAAAAATATTAAATACACTAGGAGTAAAGTAA
- a CDS encoding CheR family methyltransferase, translating to MDLKDFEKWVFREFKIDLSAYKSNQLHRRILSLMSRVGAKTVEDYVALLKKDKSQRQKFLDFITINVTEFFRNPEIFNDLKDKIENDLIKKEKNLKIWSAACSIGAEPYSIAMILDNLMIKGNHKILATDLDSNILERAKKGEYVSSEIKNVKDEYVRKYFTKVDDKYLISPKIKNMVAFKKHDLILDSYERNFDLIVCRNVVIYFNQDVKDAIYKKFSASLKKGGLLFVGATESIYNYKEYGFEKASTFIYKKL from the coding sequence TCAGCGTATAAATCTAATCAACTACACAGAAGAATATTAAGTTTAATGTCTAGAGTTGGAGCAAAAACTGTAGAAGATTATGTGGCTCTTTTAAAAAAAGATAAGTCTCAAAGACAGAAATTTTTAGATTTTATAACTATAAATGTAACAGAATTTTTTAGAAATCCAGAAATATTTAATGATTTAAAAGACAAGATAGAAAATGATTTAATTAAAAAAGAAAAAAACTTAAAAATATGGAGTGCTGCATGTTCAATAGGAGCTGAGCCTTACTCCATTGCTATGATATTAGATAATTTAATGATAAAAGGTAATCATAAAATTTTAGCTACTGATTTAGATAGTAATATTTTGGAAAGAGCTAAAAAAGGAGAATACGTAAGTAGTGAAATTAAAAATGTAAAGGATGAGTATGTAAGAAAGTATTTTACTAAGGTTGATGATAAGTACCTTATAAGTCCTAAAATAAAAAATATGGTTGCATTTAAGAAACATGATTTAATTTTAGACAGTTATGAAAGAAATTTTGATTTGATAGTTTGTAGAAATGTAGTAATTTATTTTAATCAGGACGTAAAAGATGCTATTTACAAAAAGTTTAGTGCTTCCTTAAAAAAAGGTGGTTTATTATTTGTAGGTGCTACGGAAAGTATATATAACTATAAAGAATATGGCTTTGAAAAGGCTTCTACATTTATATATAAGAAACTATAG
- the flgK gene encoding flagellar hook-associated protein FlgK has protein sequence MSGLFSTLNVGKRGLYAQQGALDVTSHNIANSNTEGYTRQRALMETTRPFGMPAMDNQVGPGQIGTGVEISKIQRVRDTFMDYQVRRETSTLGQYEARDKYLSEIEGIFNEPSDTGISNLIGKFFDAWQEVANHPEGSNSRTVLASQASAIASELNHTYNQLEKVKENAQESIKQSVFDVNNALDRVDKLNQQIMAVKISGMEPNDLMDKRDLLLDELSKKFNVVVEQDKFGSINLKPKYTKTVDGNGEVANPLLVRKNPNDEVMRFSYIKSIEPKYTKGKDEYTITYLKNGDKDNVAIFKLKLTGKTEEEKEAQFKRLDESRVIWSTSDKNYDSKNGLAVDKNGGVIGKNPVNFEDLALFDLKDDEYKGELKGFMTVQQDADDYIEQMNKLAKGIAFSVNAIHSGKNDAGIPTKSTNGGKELENVDYMPFFVNGVVADKQYKIIDGKKVLYDGNNITNLKEVLSKESDITAANISLNRQIIDDVMQIKTRIHDNEYDLESNNKIDAEHEGNRALAIAQLRDKLLKIQNITKNTTRKQFVDDNGKLTDDITLGLDTIKGDINGMKIDSYFKDAVDKLGVQEQEAQRIVKNQGALLKEFSQRRESISGVSLNEEMANIVQYQHAYQANAKIIATTDQLLDVVINGLKR, from the coding sequence ATGTCAGGTTTATTTTCAACACTTAATGTAGGAAAAAGGGGATTATATGCACAACAAGGTGCTTTAGATGTTACATCTCACAATATAGCCAATAGTAATACTGAAGGATATACAAGACAAAGGGCGTTAATGGAAACTACAAGACCATTTGGAATGCCTGCAATGGACAATCAAGTGGGACCTGGACAAATTGGTACAGGAGTTGAAATATCTAAAATTCAAAGAGTTAGAGATACATTTATGGATTACCAAGTTAGAAGAGAAACAAGTACTCTTGGACAATATGAAGCAAGAGATAAGTATTTAAGTGAAATAGAAGGTATTTTTAATGAACCATCAGATACAGGAATATCAAATTTAATAGGAAAATTCTTTGATGCTTGGCAAGAGGTTGCAAATCATCCAGAAGGATCAAACTCAAGAACAGTACTTGCAAGTCAAGCATCTGCCATTGCAAGCGAGCTTAATCATACGTACAATCAATTAGAAAAAGTAAAAGAAAATGCTCAAGAGTCTATCAAACAATCTGTGTTTGATGTAAACAATGCATTGGATAGAGTAGACAAGTTAAATCAACAAATAATGGCTGTGAAAATTTCAGGTATGGAACCAAACGATTTAATGGACAAAAGAGATCTTCTTTTAGATGAATTAAGTAAAAAATTTAATGTAGTAGTAGAACAAGATAAATTTGGTTCAATAAATCTAAAGCCTAAATATACTAAAACAGTAGATGGTAATGGAGAAGTTGCAAATCCACTTTTAGTTAGAAAAAATCCAAATGATGAAGTTATGAGATTCTCTTATATAAAGAGTATAGAGCCTAAATATACAAAAGGAAAAGATGAATATACTATAACTTATTTAAAAAATGGAGATAAAGATAATGTTGCTATATTTAAGTTAAAACTTACTGGAAAGACAGAAGAGGAAAAAGAAGCACAATTTAAGAGATTAGATGAATCCAGGGTTATTTGGTCAACTAGTGATAAAAATTATGATTCTAAAAATGGACTTGCGGTAGATAAAAATGGTGGAGTAATAGGTAAAAATCCTGTTAATTTTGAAGATTTAGCTTTATTTGACTTAAAAGATGATGAATATAAAGGTGAACTTAAAGGGTTCATGACTGTACAGCAAGACGCAGATGATTATATAGAACAGATGAATAAGCTTGCTAAGGGTATTGCTTTTTCAGTTAATGCTATTCATAGTGGAAAAAATGACGCAGGAATACCTACAAAGTCCACAAATGGAGGTAAAGAATTAGAAAATGTAGATTATATGCCGTTCTTTGTTAATGGTGTAGTGGCTGATAAACAATATAAGATAATAGATGGTAAAAAGGTGTTATATGATGGCAATAATATTACTAATTTAAAGGAAGTTTTATCTAAGGAATCAGATATAACAGCGGCTAATATATCTTTAAATAGACAAATTATTGATGATGTTATGCAAATAAAAACAAGAATACATGACAATGAATATGATTTAGAATCTAATAATAAGATTGATGCAGAACATGAAGGAAATAGAGCACTTGCAATAGCACAATTACGTGATAAGTTATTAAAAATTCAAAATATAACAAAAAATACCACAAGAAAACAATTTGTAGATGATAATGGTAAATTAACTGACGATATAACTCTTGGACTTGATACAATAAAAGGTGATATTAATGGTATGAAGATAGATAGTTATTTTAAAGATGCTGTTGATAAACTAGGTGTACAAGAGCAAGAGGCTCAAAGAATAGTTAAAAATCAAGGAGCACTTTTAAAAGAATTTAGCCAAAGAAGAGAATCTATATCAGGGGTTTCTTTAAATGAAGAAATGGCCAATATAGTTCAATATCAACATGCTTATCAAGCAAATGCAAAAATAATAGCAACAACAGATCAACTTTTAGATGTAGTTATTAATGGACTTAAAAGATAG
- the flgL gene encoding flagellar hook-associated protein FlgL, with the protein MRVTNKMLSNNFLADMKVNLENINKIQQQNTSGKKFRKPSDDPFAVARSMQLHTDINTNKQYSKNITDVSNWLDTTDTALGQAGNVFQRVRELLISAGNGGYTESERRAIKDEINEKVREISQILNTNFGGNYIFGGTRSTTKPIEVVGGSSLENSAMTKEIVIDNSKIPKAKTIINEKNELNGNIEIKIEFDNTKKVAGSTSDKKNIKIDIPAKTKIYSLSDLAEQINKQISDETKNPGKFGEKVKAIPNIKDNTIMFVNINKPVGEETKNTFTIQSSTLGINNTTATFNSNNTQNSRLMYNQKEGGELVDGPEYNQIKSRLKIEVSQGVAMDYNVSAADVIEFKNEKGDSIDLRKVLNSITNHLDDRDEKGTDIKNPNAIKDLLTKDLQDVTDTINNLLKIRAEVGAKQNRIEGANDRNKDGTFNMTKILSKHEDVNYTENMTDYATMLTVYMASLQTSAKIIQPSLMDYLR; encoded by the coding sequence ATGCGTGTTACAAATAAAATGCTTTCAAATAACTTTTTAGCGGATATGAAAGTTAATTTGGAAAATATAAATAAAATTCAACAACAGAATACATCAGGTAAAAAATTCAGAAAACCATCTGATGATCCTTTTGCAGTAGCGCGTTCTATGCAATTACATACGGATATTAATACTAATAAACAATATAGTAAGAATATAACGGATGTTTCAAATTGGCTTGATACAACTGACACAGCTCTTGGACAAGCTGGAAATGTTTTTCAAAGGGTTAGAGAACTATTAATATCAGCAGGTAATGGGGGATATACTGAATCAGAAAGAAGAGCAATAAAAGATGAAATTAATGAAAAAGTAAGGGAAATTTCTCAAATATTAAACACTAATTTTGGTGGAAATTATATATTTGGAGGTACTAGAAGTACTACAAAACCTATTGAAGTTGTTGGAGGGAGTAGCTTAGAAAATTCAGCAATGACGAAAGAAATAGTTATTGATAATTCTAAAATACCTAAAGCAAAGACAATAATTAATGAAAAAAATGAATTAAACGGTAATATAGAAATAAAAATAGAATTTGATAACACAAAGAAGGTAGCAGGAAGTACTTCGGATAAAAAAAATATAAAAATAGATATACCTGCTAAAACTAAGATTTATAGTTTAAGTGATTTAGCAGAACAAATCAATAAACAAATTAGTGATGAAACAAAAAATCCAGGAAAATTTGGTGAAAAGGTAAAAGCTATTCCTAATATAAAGGATAATACCATAATGTTTGTAAATATAAATAAACCTGTAGGGGAAGAAACAAAAAATACTTTTACTATACAAAGTAGTACTTTAGGTATAAACAATACTACTGCAACATTTAACAGCAATAATACTCAAAATTCTAGACTTATGTATAATCAAAAAGAAGGTGGAGAGCTAGTTGATGGACCTGAATATAATCAAATAAAGTCAAGATTAAAAATTGAGGTATCTCAAGGAGTCGCAATGGATTATAATGTAAGTGCAGCTGATGTTATTGAGTTTAAAAATGAAAAGGGAGATTCAATAGATTTAAGGAAAGTGTTAAATAGTATTACTAACCATCTTGATGATAGAGATGAGAAAGGAACTGACATAAAAAATCCCAATGCTATAAAGGATTTATTAACAAAAGATCTTCAAGATGTAACAGATACAATAAATAACCTTCTAAAAATTCGTGCAGAAGTTGGTGCGAAGCAAAATAGAATAGAAGGTGCAAATGATAGAAATAAAGATGGTACATTTAATATGACTAAAATATTATCAAAGCATGAAGATGTTAACTATACAGAAAACATGACAGATTATGCAACAATGCTTACTGTATATATGGCTTCGCTTCAAACGAGTGCAAAGATAATACAACCTAGTCTTATGGACTACTTACGTTAA
- a CDS encoding chemotaxis protein CheW translates to MQVVIFKLGDEQIAVETAKVQGINDMMEITKVPNAPNHIKGLINLRGNVISLLDINLLLNISKKEDQEHGNIIILKMEDEQIGITVDQVDEVLEIEEDILEKVDDSNKAYIKGIINFKTRVVTLIDIDKLFVN, encoded by the coding sequence ATGCAAGTTGTCATATTTAAACTTGGAGATGAGCAAATTGCAGTTGAAACTGCAAAAGTTCAGGGTATAAACGATATGATGGAGATAACTAAAGTTCCTAATGCGCCAAATCATATAAAAGGATTAATAAACTTAAGAGGGAATGTAATTTCCCTCTTGGATATAAATTTATTACTTAATATTTCTAAAAAAGAAGATCAAGAACATGGGAATATAATCATCCTAAAAATGGAAGATGAGCAAATAGGAATAACTGTAGATCAAGTTGATGAAGTATTAGAAATAGAAGAGGATATATTAGAAAAAGTTGACGATTCTAATAAAGCTTATATAAAAGGAATAATTAACTTTAAAACTAGAGTAGTAACTCTAATAGATATAGATAAATTATTCGTAAATTAG
- the fliY gene encoding flagellar motor switch phosphatase FliY produces the protein MNSDNGFLSQDEIDSLLNDDENSDAQENTSESIEENTQVLENTENVENIEESSEDKITDIEMDLLGEIGNISMGSASTALSTIIGSAVNITTPQVRVTTLKELRDTFEVPNIALEVKYTSGIIGGNLLVMKIPDAAVIANLMMGGDGRIEEKSELTEIEESAVSEAMNQMIGSAATSMATMFSREVNISPPVSKIWKDNSMPLCETIKEDEDIIEVSFKLTIGDLVDSNIMQILPIKTAKKIVSIMMGQEEKGEAVEQSSNQTQEPNQTQNQEISPSPKVEPKPVETYSQPQYTTAPQMQYTAPQPQVNIQKASFAPLQEANINGAPQNIDLILDVPLEISVVLGKTKKSIKDVLALGTGSLIELDKLAEEPVEIYVNGKKIAYGEVVVVDENFGVRIVNIVSGEERVKSLKG, from the coding sequence ATGAATAGTGATAACGGATTCCTTTCACAAGATGAAATAGATTCACTTTTAAATGATGATGAAAATAGTGATGCTCAAGAAAATACTAGTGAAAGTATAGAAGAAAATACACAAGTACTTGAGAATACAGAAAATGTAGAAAATATAGAGGAATCTTCAGAAGATAAAATTACAGACATAGAAATGGATTTACTAGGAGAAATAGGAAACATATCTATGGGATCTGCATCAACTGCGTTATCCACTATAATTGGTAGTGCAGTTAATATAACAACACCTCAAGTAAGAGTTACAACATTAAAAGAATTAAGAGATACTTTTGAGGTCCCTAATATAGCATTAGAAGTAAAGTATACTAGTGGTATAATAGGTGGTAACTTACTTGTAATGAAGATACCAGATGCAGCTGTAATTGCTAATCTTATGATGGGCGGAGACGGTAGAATAGAAGAAAAGTCAGAACTTACAGAAATAGAAGAAAGTGCAGTATCAGAGGCTATGAATCAAATGATAGGTTCTGCAGCAACTTCAATGGCTACAATGTTCTCAAGAGAAGTTAATATATCTCCACCAGTTTCAAAGATATGGAAAGATAATTCTATGCCATTATGTGAAACAATAAAAGAAGATGAAGATATAATTGAGGTATCATTCAAACTTACTATTGGAGATTTGGTAGATAGTAATATAATGCAAATACTTCCAATTAAGACAGCTAAAAAAATTGTATCCATAATGATGGGACAAGAAGAAAAGGGTGAAGCAGTGGAACAATCTTCAAATCAGACTCAAGAACCAAATCAAACACAAAATCAAGAAATATCACCAAGTCCTAAAGTGGAGCCAAAACCAGTTGAAACATATAGTCAACCACAATATACTACTGCTCCACAAATGCAGTATACAGCACCACAACCACAAGTTAATATTCAAAAGGCAAGTTTTGCACCACTTCAAGAAGCAAATATTAATGGAGCACCTCAAAATATTGATCTTATTTTAGATGTGCCACTTGAAATATCAGTAGTCCTTGGAAAAACTAAAAAATCTATAAAAGATGTTTTAGCATTAGGAACAGGATCATTAATAGAACTTGATAAACTTGCAGAAGAGCCTGTGGAAATATATGTAAATGGTAAGAAAATTGCTTATGGAGAAGTAGTTGTTGTAGACGAAAACTTTGGTGTAAGAATTGTAAATATAGTAAGTGGTGAGGAAAGAGTAAAATCTTTAAAGGGATAA
- a CDS encoding flagellar protein FlgN: MNKVEFQGQLLEVMKEQKVALNRLLNILEEQHKYIIKDDVFGMEAVVEKIQEENQNVANLELKRRNLTSGLLEDKTLGSLVHQLESDDLLDTFRAVRNILEEIRLQKDTNELLIKQGISLNNRILAFLNPDRQAKTYNGYGKMKR, encoded by the coding sequence ATGAATAAAGTAGAGTTTCAAGGGCAACTGCTTGAAGTTATGAAAGAACAGAAAGTTGCTTTAAATAGACTTCTTAACATACTAGAAGAACAGCACAAATATATTATAAAGGATGATGTATTTGGCATGGAAGCTGTAGTTGAAAAAATTCAAGAAGAAAATCAGAATGTAGCTAACTTAGAATTGAAAAGACGTAATCTTACAAGCGGATTATTAGAAGATAAAACATTAGGAAGTTTGGTTCATCAATTAGAGAGTGATGATTTGTTAGATACATTTAGGGCGGTAAGAAACATATTAGAAGAAATAAGACTACAGAAAGATACTAATGAGTTATTAATAAAGCAAGGAATTAGTTTAAATAACAGAATTTTGGCTTTTTTAAATCCAGATAGACAGGCTAAAACATATAACGGTTACGGAAAGATGAAAAGATAA
- a CDS encoding chemotaxis protein CheA, translated as MDTSQYLSMFLEESIDNLQTLNESLLELEQEPDNIDKLNEIFRVAHTIKGMAATMGFNEMAELTHKMEDVLSQFRDGNLKVTQEVVTVLFKCLDTLEQMVNNISEGIDETVEVDHIIEKLEAIANGSGEVVEEKEVQEENVSNNNVSSEQSEFKNQINEYDINVVKQAIDKGFNAFYIKVVLDENTLLKSARAFLIFKSLEECGEIIKCMPSADDLESENFDFEIEMIYLTTKNNEEIYDILMDISEVDKVIVDNVNVNLKKEETEKDIKDEVKVKEKEETPKVQKQQVAKQPAKKSEPKKHKKMHQSVRVDLERLDKFMNMVSELVIHRTRLEQISSNYRSTELNETLEQVARTTSDLQDLVMKIRMLPLETVFNRFPRMVRDLSVELNKDIDFIIKGQDTELDRTVIDEIGEPLIHLIRNAADHGIESREERIKAGKNPTGTIKLIAYQEGTKAIIKVQDDGAGIDVEKVRAKANKVGINTDGMNESDIKNLIFAQGFSTNEVVTDISGRGVGMDVVKTKISSLGGAVDVISEDGKGSIFTITLPLTLQIIQALLVKIGEETMAISLGYIDRVIDFEENNVMKTDNKEVIVYNDNVIPLVRVYEKLGLQKPDSGKQYIVIVKVGEKTVGLLVDGLLGQQETVIKPLGKTLKGLKEYIGATIYGDGLVTLILDVAALI; from the coding sequence ATGGATACATCACAATATTTATCAATGTTCCTTGAAGAATCTATTGATAATCTTCAAACTTTAAATGAATCACTATTAGAACTAGAACAAGAGCCCGATAATATAGATAAGCTAAATGAAATATTTAGAGTGGCTCATACTATTAAAGGGATGGCTGCTACCATGGGATTTAATGAAATGGCAGAGCTTACTCATAAAATGGAAGATGTATTATCTCAATTTAGAGATGGAAACTTAAAAGTAACTCAAGAAGTTGTAACTGTACTATTCAAATGCTTAGATACTCTAGAACAGATGGTAAATAATATTTCAGAAGGCATTGATGAAACAGTAGAAGTGGATCATATAATTGAAAAATTAGAAGCCATAGCAAATGGTAGTGGGGAAGTAGTAGAAGAAAAAGAAGTACAAGAAGAAAATGTTTCAAATAATAATGTAAGTTCAGAACAAAGCGAATTTAAGAATCAAATAAATGAATATGATATAAATGTTGTAAAACAAGCTATTGATAAAGGGTTTAATGCGTTTTATATAAAAGTTGTTTTAGATGAAAATACACTTTTGAAGTCAGCAAGAGCATTTTTAATATTCAAAAGCTTAGAGGAATGCGGTGAAATAATAAAATGCATGCCATCAGCAGATGACCTTGAAAGTGAAAATTTCGACTTTGAAATAGAAATGATTTATCTAACTACAAAAAATAATGAAGAAATTTATGATATTTTGATGGATATATCTGAAGTTGATAAAGTTATAGTCGATAATGTAAATGTGAATTTAAAAAAAGAAGAAACAGAAAAAGACATTAAAGACGAGGTGAAAGTTAAGGAAAAAGAGGAAACACCGAAAGTTCAAAAGCAACAAGTAGCTAAACAACCAGCTAAAAAAAGCGAGCCTAAAAAACATAAAAAAATGCATCAATCTGTAAGAGTTGATTTAGAAAGATTAGATAAATTTATGAATATGGTCTCAGAACTTGTTATTCATAGAACTAGATTAGAACAAATTAGTTCTAATTATAGATCAACAGAATTAAATGAAACTCTAGAGCAGGTTGCAAGAACAACTTCAGATCTTCAAGATCTTGTTATGAAAATAAGAATGTTACCACTTGAAACTGTATTTAACAGATTTCCAAGAATGGTAAGAGACCTATCTGTAGAACTTAATAAAGATATAGATTTTATAATTAAAGGTCAAGATACAGAACTTGATAGAACTGTTATAGATGAAATAGGTGAGCCTTTAATTCACTTAATAAGAAATGCAGCGGATCATGGCATTGAAAGTCGTGAAGAAAGAATTAAAGCTGGAAAAAATCCAACTGGAACAATTAAACTTATTGCTTATCAAGAAGGAACTAAAGCTATAATTAAGGTACAAGATGATGGTGCTGGAATAGATGTTGAAAAAGTTCGTGCTAAAGCTAATAAAGTAGGTATAAATACTGATGGTATGAATGAATCTGATATTAAAAATCTAATTTTTGCCCAAGGATTTAGTACAAATGAAGTAGTTACAGATATATCAGGTAGAGGCGTTGGAATGGACGTCGTTAAAACGAAGATAAGTTCTCTTGGGGGAGCAGTAGATGTTATATCAGAAGATGGAAAAGGTTCTATATTTACTATTACATTACCTTTAACGCTTCAAATAATACAAGCATTATTAGTTAAAATTGGAGAAGAAACTATGGCAATATCTTTAGGATATATAGATAGAGTTATAGATTTTGAGGAAAATAATGTAATGAAAACTGACAATAAGGAAGTTATAGTATATAATGATAATGTAATTCCACTTGTAAGAGTTTATGAAAAATTAGGACTCCAAAAACCAGATTCAGGAAAACAATATATTGTAATTGTAAAAGTAGGAGAAAAGACAGTAGGTCTTTTAGTAGATGGGCTTTTAGGTCAGCAGGAAACAGTAATAAAACCTTTAGGCAAGACATTAAAAGGACTTAAGGAATATATAGGTGCAACTATTTATGGAGATGGACTAGTTACTTTAATACTTGATGTTGCTGCCTTAATATAA
- the flgM gene encoding flagellar biosynthesis anti-sigma factor FlgM, with product MKITGTSMNKVISIYEVNKKKIQKSEKVSQKDTFEVSTLGRELSTFDNEGVTSISTKRIEEIKSQISKGTYNVDSKLIAKKMLENMKNQKR from the coding sequence ATGAAAATTACAGGTACGTCTATGAATAAGGTAATTAGCATATATGAAGTCAACAAGAAAAAAATACAGAAAAGTGAAAAAGTATCCCAAAAAGATACTTTTGAAGTATCTACATTAGGTAGAGAACTAAGTACTTTTGATAATGAAGGAGTGACTTCTATTTCAACTAAAAGAATAGAAGAAATAAAAAGTCAAATATCAAAAGGAACATATAATGTTGATTCAAAATTAATAGCTAAAAAGATGTTAGAAAACATGAAAAATCAAAAACGTTAG
- the fliM gene encoding flagellar motor switch protein FliM: MADVLTQGEIDALLSALNSGELNPDELEKEEEKQKVKPYDFRSPQKFSKDHIRTLELIHDNFARIISNYLTAQVRTNVKIKIETVQQITYEEFIHSVPNPTILTIFKMPPLSGSILFETNPQFAYQIIDVLLGGPGVGQYKTREFTDIDKNIIKQINKGLIANLKLAWEDVIQVEPEIEGLETNPALNQTLAPNEPVALITFSVEMGGNSTFINICIPYLSIEKVLDKLVVQYWFRENDTDTLEESNEKLRRRMNVVELPMKAVLGSTKLTVGEFLTLSVGDVVTLDALTSSPVKMMVGNQPYLLAKPGTMGKNRGVQILDIIDKDVENYE; this comes from the coding sequence ATGGCAGACGTTCTAACACAAGGCGAAATAGATGCCCTTTTATCTGCTTTGAACTCTGGTGAATTAAATCCTGATGAGCTGGAAAAAGAAGAAGAGAAGCAAAAGGTAAAACCATATGACTTTAGAAGTCCTCAGAAATTTTCAAAAGATCATATAAGAACATTGGAACTTATTCATGATAATTTTGCTAGAATAATTTCAAATTATTTAACAGCACAGGTCAGAACCAATGTTAAAATAAAGATAGAAACAGTTCAGCAGATAACTTATGAAGAGTTTATTCATTCAGTACCTAATCCAACAATATTAACTATATTTAAAATGCCACCTTTAAGTGGATCTATATTATTTGAAACAAATCCTCAATTTGCATATCAAATTATAGATGTATTACTTGGAGGACCTGGTGTTGGTCAATATAAAACTAGAGAATTTACTGATATAGATAAAAATATTATAAAGCAAATAAATAAAGGGTTAATTGCCAATCTTAAACTTGCATGGGAAGATGTTATACAAGTTGAACCAGAAATAGAAGGACTTGAAACAAACCCAGCATTAAACCAAACTTTGGCTCCTAATGAGCCGGTGGCATTAATTACTTTCTCTGTTGAAATGGGCGGAAATAGTACATTTATAAATATATGTATTCCTTACCTTAGTATAGAGAAAGTTCTAGATAAGCTTGTAGTTCAATATTGGTTTAGAGAAAATGATACAGATACATTAGAAGAATCTAATGAAAAATTAAGAAGAAGAATGAACGTAGTAGAATTACCTATGAAAGCTGTGCTTGGTAGTACAAAATTAACAGTAGGTGAATTCTTAACGCTTTCCGTTGGAGATGTAGTAACATTAGATGCTCTAACATCAAGTCCTGTGAAAATGATGGTTGGAAATCAACCTTATTTATTAGCAAAACCAGGGACTATGGGCAAGAATAGAGGCGTTCAGATACTAGATATTATTGATAAGGATGTGGAAAACTATGAATAG
- a CDS encoding response regulator, with the protein MSKVLIVDDAAFMRMMIKDILEKNGYEVVGEASNGIKAVELYKSEKPDVVTMDITMPDMDGIEAVKEIKAFDPAAKIIMCSAMGQQTMVMDAIKSGAKDFIVKPFQADRVLEAVKKAIG; encoded by the coding sequence ATGTCTAAAGTATTAATTGTTGATGATGCCGCTTTTATGAGAATGATGATAAAAGATATATTAGAAAAAAACGGGTATGAAGTTGTAGGTGAAGCTAGTAATGGTATAAAAGCTGTAGAACTTTATAAATCTGAAAAACCAGATGTAGTTACAATGGATATAACAATGCCAGATATGGATGGTATAGAAGCTGTTAAAGAAATAAAAGCTTTTGATCCTGCTGCAAAGATAATAATGTGTAGTGCAATGGGACAACAAACAATGGTAATGGATGCTATAAAATCAGGAGCTAAAGATTTCATAGTAAAGCCATTCCAAGCAGATAGAGTACTAGAAGCTGTAAAAAAAGCTATAGGTTAA